GTTCATCCCTGGCAGGAATTCATCCTTCGTGGTGATTCGTCCCGTTGAAACACCTTCGCGCACCGTGCAGGCAATCGAAAGGAATGCGGCTCTTGCAGCCTTGGCCGACACGTCGAAAGCTTCAACATCGAATCCTTCAACATCGATGCCTTCTCTGGCTTCGCAGAGCATGGTCGTCAACCAGGCTGTTATTTATCGTTGCAGTCAGTATTTCGTGAACCATCGTGAGCTTATCTCAGCCCTCTGCGCTGAGGGCGATCCAGATGGGCTCTATCTCGGTGAGGATGATGTGGAGGCCTTCACTCGCACCATTCTGCCATTTCTTGCTGCCCCTGCTGAAGTGCAGGCTGCGTCAGAGAACAGCGATGCCGCAAACGCTGTCCATACAGACGCTGCCCATACAGACTCTGGCAGTGCCAGCTCTGGCAATCAGCCATCACGTTCTGTAAGGCAGAACCATATCATCGCGGAAGTCCCGGAAGAACTGTTGCAGCTGCGCACCGAACCCTGCCTCATCGAGTGCTATCTCGACCGTGACAGTGAAGGCATCACCTGCGATGTGCAGGCCAGATATGGTGATGTGAGCTTCCACGTATTTTCTGGAATCGACGTCAACGACAGCAAGGGAATCAAACGCGACAGAGACACCGAACGCTTGGCGGTCGAGGCAGTGCGCCAATACTTCCCCATGCCTGAGGGCACGACCGCACGCATCGAAGAATCCGACAACAAGGCAATATACAAGCTCATCACCGAGGGATTGACCATCTTGAAAAGCCTCGGCACTGTATTTGCAACGCCAGCCTTCGATGGACTGACCGACATGCCGAAGCCAATCATTGGCGTTGGCCTGAACATGAAATCTGGGCTGGTCGAGATTTCACCGATTGCCGACGAAATCGACCCGGATGAGGTGCAAGAGCTGCTGCAAAGCTACCGCAAGCATCGCCGCTTCCACAGACTGCGCAACGGCACCTTCATCGACATGGGAACGGTCGATACCCACAAACTCGACGATATCGCCGACGACCTTGCCATCAAGCAGAGCGCATTTGCGTCAGGCAGCGTCGAGCTGCCCGCTTTCGAAGCGTATTACCTCGATAGTCAGGTTCCTGATTCTGCGAAATCCGACAGCTTCAAGGCATATGTGCAGGAGTTGAAGGTCATAGACCCATCCCGATATTCCTTGCCTGAATCCTTGCAGGGTGTGCTGCGGCCATATCAGGCGGAGGGCTTCAGATGGCTGAGCGCCGTGTGCGACAAGGGATTCGGTGGCATTCTGGCAGACGAGATGGGCTTGGGCAAGACCGCACAGCTGCTTTCCTTCCTGCTGGCTCGCCAGAAGGAAGCGAGAGCGACGGGACCCAACCTGATCGTATGCCCGGCATCACTGGTCTATAACTGGGCTGCAGAAGCTGAGAAGTTCGCTCCAGAATTGAAGGTCGTGGTGGCGTCGGGCACGAAGTCCGAACGTCATGAATTGCTGGAACAGGCACGAGCGTCGAGCGTTGACCGAGCGGAGCACGCCACATCCTCGGCAAAGGCTCCCGACGTGATCATCACGTCATATGACCTGCTACGCCGCGACCTGAGCGACTATAAGACCTTGGAATGCTATTGCATGGTGCTGGACGAGGCACAATATGTCAAGAATCATGCCACCAAGTCATCTCGTGCCGTGCGATCGATCAAGACGCTGCATCGATTTGCCCTGACAGGTACGCCAATCGAGAATCGTCTTTCGGAACTGTGGAGCATCTTCGACTTCCTGATGCCGGGAATCCTAGGATCCTATGCCCACTTCCGTGAACGCTTTGAAATGCCCATTCTGAGCGGTGACCGGCATGTTCAGATGAAGCTGCAAGGGTTCATCGGGCCGTTCATCATACGACGTCTGAAGTCTGAAGTGCTGAAGGACCTGCCTGACAAGATCGAAAATGTCATCACCGTGAAACTTCAGGGAGAGCAGCGAAAGCTCTATGCCGCACTGGAACAGCGTCTACGCGATACGCTTACGCATCAGACCGATCCCGATTTCACAGAGGGGAAGCTGCTCGTCTTGGCTCAGCTCACCAAGTTGCGCCAGGTATGCTGCGACCCACGCCTGCTCTTTGCCGATGCAGCAGCAGGCAAGGGCGAATCCGCAAAGTTGGATGCCATCGAAGATCTGGTGTCAACATCTCAGGATGGCGGACGCAAGATGCTCATCTTCTCGCAGTTCACAAGCTATCTCGACTTGATCGCGGAACGTCTCCGCGCAGACGGTGTGGCATACGATGTCATAACAGGAGCAACGCCGAAGAAGAAGCGTCTCGATCTGGTCAACCAGTTCAACAAGGACGATACGCCAGTGTTCCTGATTTCATTGAAAGCCGGGAATACAGGCTTGAATCTGACCGGCGCATGCGTGGTGGTGCATGCCGATCCGTGGTGGAATGCTGCTGCGCAGAATCAGGCGACCGATCGTGCTCACCGCATC
This Bifidobacterium sp. WK041_4_12 DNA region includes the following protein-coding sequences:
- a CDS encoding SNF2-related protein translates to MRSAKKHEGTPDAQLMLSAEVESTAPVVSTRFHSSVGSADYQVSAAIRIPDGKIISISCTCPAFNRMGAGCKHTVALIKQYNEHPELFLGSSVPRAPLQHKASHKGTTRILRRFMRQRDAEQSAEAKNRQIALLKEISTVSEAAGGHAHSDMRKNMPDGSVRLHPSIECAARGWSLRLRILVPSRNINYVVKDIQGMIDAFRARDYFSYGQRLSFIHTMEALEPRSREVLGIVDRALEIRKSLASERSSGYYAEHYQPKIAVLQLSDSETAELLELFVGSDETIDYAPPQELFEASGPARVVDGDPDLGIRIVPEHGSAEHNSSDMKSTDLESTERSDSFQSQTDHDSGYLIQHAAVAERFIPGRNSSFVVIRPVETPSRTVQAIERNAALAALADTSKASTSNPSTSMPSLASQSMVVNQAVIYRCSQYFVNHRELISALCAEGDPDGLYLGEDDVEAFTRTILPFLAAPAEVQAASENSDAANAVHTDAAHTDSGSASSGNQPSRSVRQNHIIAEVPEELLQLRTEPCLIECYLDRDSEGITCDVQARYGDVSFHVFSGIDVNDSKGIKRDRDTERLAVEAVRQYFPMPEGTTARIEESDNKAIYKLITEGLTILKSLGTVFATPAFDGLTDMPKPIIGVGLNMKSGLVEISPIADEIDPDEVQELLQSYRKHRRFHRLRNGTFIDMGTVDTHKLDDIADDLAIKQSAFASGSVELPAFEAYYLDSQVPDSAKSDSFKAYVQELKVIDPSRYSLPESLQGVLRPYQAEGFRWLSAVCDKGFGGILADEMGLGKTAQLLSFLLARQKEARATGPNLIVCPASLVYNWAAEAEKFAPELKVVVASGTKSERHELLEQARASSVDRAEHATSSAKAPDVIITSYDLLRRDLSDYKTLECYCMVLDEAQYVKNHATKSSRAVRSIKTLHRFALTGTPIENRLSELWSIFDFLMPGILGSYAHFRERFEMPILSGDRHVQMKLQGFIGPFIIRRLKSEVLKDLPDKIENVITVKLQGEQRKLYAALEQRLRDTLTHQTDPDFTEGKLLVLAQLTKLRQVCCDPRLLFADAAAGKGESAKLDAIEDLVSTSQDGGRKMLIFSQFTSYLDLIAERLRADGVAYDVITGATPKKKRLDLVNQFNKDDTPVFLISLKAGNTGLNLTGACVVVHADPWWNAAAQNQATDRAHRIGQTQDVNVYQVVAQDTIEERILKLQHSKSDLASRFVDSASRSGQSMSSLTKDDLLSLLS